GAGTGAGAGTATGACAAAAATGCTTAGTGTAAATCCAAAAGTTTCTTTACAGGATATAAAACAATTTGAACAAGAGTATGAAGTTACCCTACCTAAGCAATATGTTGATTTTCTACTAGAATACAATGGAGGATTTCCTCAACAATCTAACTTTAAAATCTCTGATGATGAAGGAGAGAGTTTAGTCAATAAGTTCTATGGAATTGGTGATATGAAGGGCAATTTAGGTGAAGTTTTTGAAATATTAGAAGGAGAAATACCAGAAGAGTTTATTTCAATTGGTCATGACCCTG
This portion of the Pontibacillus halophilus JSM 076056 = DSM 19796 genome encodes:
- a CDS encoding SMI1/KNR4 family protein, which encodes MTKMLSVNPKVSLQDIKQFEQEYEVTLPKQYVDFLLEYNGGFPQQSNFKISDDEGESLVNKFYGIGDMKGNLGEVFEILEGEIPEEFISIGHDPGGNEILLGVSGEDQGKVYFWIHDVEPEDEMDNMHILADSFTEFFTNLYEND